In the genome of Rhinolophus ferrumequinum isolate MPI-CBG mRhiFer1 chromosome 24, mRhiFer1_v1.p, whole genome shotgun sequence, one region contains:
- the RACK1 gene encoding receptor of activated protein C kinase 1 produces the protein MTEQMTLRGTLKGHNGWVTQIATTPQFPDMILSASRDKTIIMWKLTRDETNYGIPQRALRGHSHFVSDVVISSDGQFALSGSWDGTLRLWDLTTGTTTRRFVGHTKDVLSVAFSSDNRQIVSGSRDKTIKLWNTLGVCKYTVQDESHSEWVSCVRFSPNSSNPIIVSCGWDKLVKVWNLANCKLKTNHIGHTGYLNTVTVSPDGSLCASGGKDGQAMLWDLNEGKHLYTLDGGDIINALCFSPNRYWLCAATGPSIKIWDLEGKIIVDELKQEVISTSSKAEPPQCTSLAWSADGQTLFAGYTDNLVRVWQVTIGTR, from the exons ATGACTGAGCAGATGACCCTTCGTGGCACCCTCAAGGGCCACAACGGTTGGGTGACCCAGATCGCTACCACTCCCCAGTTCCCAGACATGATACTGTCCGCCTCCCGAG ACAAGACCATCATTATGTGGAAGCTGACCAGGGATGAGACCAACTACGGCATCCCACAACGTGCTCTTCGGGGTCACTCCCATTTTGTCAGTGATGTGGTCATCTCCTCAGATGGCCAGTTTGCCCTCTCTGGCTCCTGGGATGGAACACTTCGCCTCTGGGATCTCACAAC GGGCACCACCACACGCCGATTTGTGGGCCATACCAAGGATGTGCTGAGTGTGGCCTTCTCCTCTGACAACCGGCAGATTGTCTCTGGCTCCCGAGATAAAACCATCAAGCTATGGAATACTCTGGGTGTATGCAAATACACTGTCCAG GATGAGAGCCACTCGGAGTGGGTGTCTTGCGTCCGTTTCTCACCCAACAGCAGCAACCCTATCATCGTGTCCTGTGGCTGGGACAAGCTGGTCAAG GTGTGGAACCTGGCAAACTGCAAGCTGAAGACTAATCACATTGGTCACACAGGGTACCTGAACACTGTGACTGTCTCTCCAGATGGGTCCCTCTGTGCTTCTGGAGGCAAG GATGGCCAGGCCATGCTGTGGGACCTCAACGAAGGCAAGCACCTTTATACACTTGATGGTGGGGACATTATCAACGCCCTGTGCTTCAGCCCCAACCGCTATTGGCTCTGTGCTGCCACCGGCCCCAGCATCAAGATCTGG GACTTGGAGGGCAAGATCATTGTAGATGAACTGAAGCAAGAAGTTATCAGTACCAGCAGCAAGGCAGAGCCACCTCAGTGTACCTCTCTGGCCTGGTCTGCTGATGGCCAG ACTCTTTTTGCTGGCTACACAGACAACCTGGTGCGAGTGTGGCAGGTGACCATCGGTACCCGCTAG